From the Lepidochelys kempii isolate rLepKem1 chromosome 2, rLepKem1.hap2, whole genome shotgun sequence genome, one window contains:
- the EXOC3 gene encoding exocyst complex component 3 yields MEETDREAVATAVQRVAGMLQRPDQLDKVEQYRRREARKKASVEARLKAAIQSQLDGVRTGLSQLHNALNDVKDIQRSLIDVNKDWRQSINTIENLKDVKDAVVQHSQLAAAVENLKNIFSVPEIVRETQDLTEQGELLQAHRKLMDLECSRDDLMYEQYRMDSKNTHDMNLIHIYFGDMQKLSEELAKQLWMVVQRSLVTVRRDPTLLVSVVRIIEREEKIDRRMLDRKKQTGFIPPGRPKKWKEKMFNILDRTVTTRIEGTQADTRESDKMWLVRHLEIIRKYVLDDLLVAKNLMVQCFPPHYDIFKKLLSMYHQALSTRMQDLASEDLEANEIVSLLTWVLNTYKSTEMMGNSELAPEVDVNSLNPLISQNAVDQLLSKYMSTLTSNIIGWLRKALETDKKDWIKETEPEADQDGYYQTTLPAIVFQMFEQNLQVAAQISEDLKMKVLLLCLQQMNSFLTRYKEEAQLYKEEHLKNRQHPQCYVQYMIAVINNCQTFKESIISLKRKYLKNEMEEGMSSSHANMDVILDTIAKEGCSSLLDEVFMDLEPHLNELMTKKWLTGSNAVDTICVTVEDYFNDFARIKKPYKKKMTVEAHRRVVMEYIKAIMLKRISFKNAEERKEGAERMIKEADQFRFLFKKLAAGSEEDTEGLCDIIVAIAEVIKLTDPSLLYLEVSTLVSKYPDIRDDHIAALLTVRGDASRDMKQTIIETLDQGSSQPNPNYVPIFKEITVPTLSVPKLLK; encoded by the exons GCAGCAATCCAGTCACAGTTGGATGGGGTACGAACTGGTTTAAGCCAACTGCATAATGCATTGAATGACGTAAAGGACATACAGCGATCTTTGATAGATGTCAATAAAGACTGGCGACAGAGTATCAACACCATAGAAAACCTGAAAGATGTTAAGGATGCTGTAGTCCAACATAGTCAGCTGGCAGCTGCTGTAGAAAACCTCAAAAATATCTTCTCAG tTCCAGAGATTGTTAGGGAGACTCAGGATTTGACTGAGCAAGGGGAACTTCTGCAAGCCCATAGAAAGCTGATGGACTTAGAGTGTTCTCGTGATGATCTGATGTATGAGCAGTATCGTATGGATAGCAAGAACACCCATGACATGAATCTCATCCATATTTACTTTGGGGATATGCAAAAACTCTCTGAGGAGCTTGCCAAACAACTCTGGATGGTGGTTCAAAGATCTCTAGTTACTGTTCGTCGAGACCCAACCTTGCTTGTCTCAGTTGTCAGGATAATtgagagggaagagaaaataGACAGGCGCATGCTAGACCGGAAAAAACAAACTGGGTTCATTCCTCCTGGCAGACCAAAGAAGTGGAAAGAAAAAATGTTCAATATTTTGGACAGAACTGTAACTACCAGGATTGAAGGCACTCAAGCAGATACTAGAGAATCTGACAAAATGTGGCTTGTGCGCCATCTGGAAATCATACGCAAATATGTCCTTGATGATCTGCTAGTGGCCAAAAATCTAATGGTTCAATGTTTTCCCCCACattatgacattttcaaaaaattattGAGCATGTACCACCAGGCTTTGTCCACACGCATGCAGGATCTCGCTTCAGAAGATCTGGAAGCAAATGAGATTGTTAGCCTTTTAACTTGGGTTTTAAATACATATAAAAG TACAGAGATGATGGGGAATTCCGAACTGGCCCCAGAAGTGGATGTAAATTCTCTAAATCCTTTAATTTCACAAAATGCGGTAGACCAGCTTCTTAGCAAGTACATGTCGACACTTACT TCCAACATCATTGGTTGGCTACGAAAAGCACTGGAGACAGATAAAAAAGACTGGATAAAAGAAACTGAGCCAGAAGCAGATCAAGATGGGTACTATCAGACTACACTCCCAGCTATTGTTTTTCAG ATGTTTGAGCAGAATCTTCAGGTGGCTGCTCAGATAAGTGAAGATTTGAAAATGAAGGTACTGCTTCTCTGTCTTCAACAAATGAATTCATTCCTgacaag GTACAAAGAAGAAGCCCAATTATATAAAGAGGAGCACCTAAAAAATCGTCAGCATCCTCAGTGCTATGTTCAATATATGATTGCAGTAATCAACAACTGTCAGACCTTTAA AGAATCTATAATCAgtttgaaaaggaaatatttgaaaaatgaaatgGAAGAGGGAATGTCAAGCAGCCATGCAAACATGGATGTAATTTTAGACACCATTGCCAAGGAAGGATGCTCTAGCCTGCTAGATGAAGTCTTCATGGATTTAGAG CCACATCTCAATGAGCTGATGACAAAGAAGTGGCTGACTGGATCCAATGCTGTGGACACCATCTGTGTCACTGTAGAGGATTATTTCAATGATTTTGCAAgaataaaaaaaccctataaaaaG AAAATGACTGTTGAGGCCCATCGTAGAGTGGTTATGGAGTACATCAAGGCTATCATGTTAAAACGTATATCTTTCAAGAATgcagaagagagaaaagaaggTGCAGAAAGAATGATCAAAGAAGCAGACCAGTTCaggtttctgtttaaaaaattagCAGCT GGATCTGAAGAGGACACTGAAGGGCTTTGTGACATCATTGTAGCCATTGCAGAAGTTATCAAGCTGACTGATCCTTCATTGCTTTATCTGGAAGTCTCAACTTTAGTTAGTAAATACCCAGACATCAG GGATGACCACATTGCGGCTTTGCTGACAGTAAGAGGAGATGCCAGCAGGGACATGAAACAGACCATCATTGAAACTCTGGACCAAGGTTCAAGCCAACCAAATCCTAActatgtgccaatttttaaagaaattacaGTTCCTACACTAAGTGTGCCAAAACTTCTTAAGTAA